The genomic DNA ttctattgtaattttatttattttatgcattCATGCTAGGctttaaaaagcaaagtttCTGTGATCGCTGTACTCAGTTTTACCATCatttcaataataaatacaaatgaggTGGTTTTTAATAGATTTGTTATTCAGATTGAATCCTAAACTCCATCATTCTTAAGAAAGTGAACGCGTCTGTTAAAGTTTCTTCTCGTTGCGTGTCTGTGGAGTTGGTGCTCTGCCTGTGGGTTTGTGTGAACTGAAAACCGTGAATCGTGGCGTGCTGGAGGTTTGATCTCTCTGCTGATTGTTTTCCTGCCACGGGCGCCCACGAGCGTCTCGTCAAAGGTCAGATGACATCCTGCGCTCTGTGTGCGTTTGCAGGCGCGGCGCTGGGGAGCCTGCTGCTCGTCTCCCTGTGTGTGGGAGCAGCCTCTGCGTTTGACAGCCGGCTGGACATCCACTGGGAGCTGTGGAAGAAGACGCACGGCAAGCACTACCCAAATGAAGTATGTGAACAAAGGGAAACGGCTGCATGTGGAAACTTGTTTTTCAACAGCTTCACATGCGAGGTTAGCAGGAGCCGGCTGGATTTTGACTTTGTGCGCTCTTCTTGCGTTTGTGTgcatggaggaggaggacgtgCACCGCAGGGATTTGTGGGAGAGGAACCTGATGCTGATTACCATGCACAACCTGGAGTTCTCCATGGGGCTCCACACCTATGATCTGAGCATGAACCACATGGGAGACTTGGTGAGACGGTTTCCTCGCTCATGGCCTattgattcacaaaaaacactttattaatAGCTACAGTTTTAATCATTCTGGACGCTCTGTaggaaagagttttttttaccatttggATTCCTATTGAGATACAATGAAGCTTAATCAAGTGGAGCCTGAAAGTTTGTGGCAACTAAAGAGGAACATTATTTTGGGAACAGAAAcaggaggaaataaaaaaaaatgtttcagtttagaGCTCAGAAAACTTCCTCTACTGCActgaaaaagatgttttcacCTTTAAACATAAAGTTTGTGGTCTCATTTCTGGACTGTGACAATAAAGTAGACAGAAACAAGAGATAATTGTAGACTGAGACGAGTAAAATGCtaattctttagtttttaggaAACATTGTGGTTTGGCGTGAATATAGTCTCATCCGATTTGTGTGtggaattcttgatttgtaactcgtacaatacattttgtgtgtaactggtaagaaaattcagatgacccagcattctagcagcatttaaacgcatcatttacacacaaatcttggagatgtgaaaaatatgaaattatatTTGCTGCTAAAGTATTGTCCgtctgtaaaaaacaaagaaaagttggttaaaaaaaatgttttgttcttgtagAAAAAATATGTCTGTCTCTAAGGGACAGATggactattttctttttgtacaaAATCATTTTATAGACACACAAATGTCTTGCTACAAGTACAAAACCTTTTTGCAGACAGTACTTTAGCAACAAATCTGACTTCATATAAAAGGGTCtcaaatcagatttgtgtgttctttttaaatatttgtatttgcagTTAGTTTTTAAGATGCTGCAATTTTgtgtaatttgtatttttttaatataatttgtaatttttgtatatgtgaatacacaattgtgCACAATTGTGTAGTAtgagtcacaaatcaagaattgcgcacgcacaaatcggatgaatctattttctctccatattttagtcaaaatatgAACCAATGATACAAACTGTTgatttgaaaattaattaagaaaaattttaaattgttgttttactAAATTCTGTTCAGTTTATAGTTGACAAATAGTGATATTTAtgggttttatttattctagctttagtaaaaatgtaagaaaatatagAAGCAGTTTCCACAAGAACTTTTCCAACTAAAACCTgattaaactttagtttttataaaaccACTCTAACAAgtcaaagttattttatttacagaatCATATTTTAGATGTatataaatgcagaaaaaaagcttaaaaactgaaaagtctAGTTTTGTGTCGTTTTATTTGGCTGTTTGCTCATTCTGGTTAAAAGTGTAAAAccttggaaagtttttttttcttccttaaatCTGCAGTTTTAAATCAATTGAAGGACAGACCTACGATTCTAAATCAAAGGAAAAACCAAGCAGTTGGTGCTCGAACTTGTTACGTAATAAAAGGTTCAAGTTGTGTAAGAACTTGTTGAAATGTTcttaacaaatgttttgtttatttcttatctGGGTCTCGAACGGCAGATTTCTAAAAATCCTAAAGTAAATCAAACTTGGTCACAGCTCagataaaataaaggtttgtgTTTGAGTTTATCTGACTGACCTCAATAGCTCTACCCTTTGGTACCTCTGCTTATTTTATCTAAAGCAGTAAACCTGCGATGACATGTATGCAACTCGGATACAAAAGCAACAGCAGAGCATGCCTTATGATACCTGTTTGACCTCATTTCccttttcaaaagtaaaaaaaaaaaaaaaagagaaattcaaCCGCTTACATTCCTATTATTTCtctcagaacatttttttattctggcaaatgtgtgctttttaattttacaaattattgcctttttttaagttattgtttTTCCAAGATGATTTCTTCTATAAAAAGCCGAAATTAAGGTAATCtaagctaaaaagaaaatattatcaACATAAAATATAGTTAATAGATGATGAATGATGGTTTGACAATAgacctttttagtttttaaaataattgcacGCACTTTTATGTAATCTAATTACAATCTTGATTAAATAAAAGGTGGTGAACTCTCATTTAAAATAGAAGCAGTTTTCACGATCtattgaaagaataaataaataaagacataatgGAAGAAGTCATTTGTAAGTAAAAGGTGTCAATAAAAATTTGCTACATAAATGGATTAAACGGCTAAATTAGGCATTTACAATAAACTGTCACAGTTGGGATAATATCCATGTTACACTGTGTGACATTACAGAAAACCTCTTCTGTCCCCTAAAATACCTGACCATGCTGCTCTTCAAACCCTCACAGACACAAGCGGAGATCCTTCAGCAGTTTGCTTCGCTCCGTCCCCCCACCAACCTCAAGAGGGAGCCATATCTCTTTGTTGGAGCCTCAGGGTCCAACGTCCCAGATGAGTGGGACTGGAGGCAGCAGAACTGTGTCACCAGTGTCAAAATGCAGGTataatttggttttttttttttcatcaataatgtaaaaaatgtaaacttcttaAACTGCATCTCAAAGTCCTACTCCcctagcaacaaaaaaaatctttgttttagaaaaataacttaCTCTGGATTTGTAAAGAAGGTTTGATTTGGAAAACTACAATCTCTCCATCTGTTTCCTCCAGAGGAATCTTGCAAACgtggaaaacaaatgtgttttggaggttttggagagtttttttatttatttattttttttattgtattttttttttttaaatgagtaaaaagtttttagtcatttttaatgttttttttagaggacatttgaatttgttcatgTGATGCACTATATTTCTATTTGAAAATATTGGTATATTTCACCCTATAACAAACGGGAAATAATACATCTATTAAAACACTATTTCTAATCGCAAGAGTTAAATCATCTCAAAgtgtttatgctttttgttttatttttttcccaatacaTGTATAATCATCTTGAAATATTTAATAGTAATCAAAGCTACATCAAAACTGGGATTAAAATTGAACAAACAAGATcaacaacaaattattttttagaaaaattaaaacaaatgtgttaatatggtaaatctcctttttttatgtctgaagTAAAACTCATCTGGccttgctttgttttatttttgtttttgtaaaagcatGTTTCAGTTTCATGTCTCAGAACATAACCGTCTGAACCTCCCAGTTCACACAAAGCAAAgagcaaaacatatttttagacaTACAACATCTCAAACATCTAAAGATATTTAAATGTccagaaaaatgattttctttataaacagtATTTTGCTTTTAGAGActttgttgaattttaatactaaaaaaaaataatcttctcATTCTAgctattatatttatttgtgtaaCAGTAGGAGGAGATTTAGAGGAAGAATGTCTGAAGATCTTCCCTAATGGTTGACTCCTCCTTCCATCCAGGGCTCCTGCGGCTCCTGCTGGGCTTTCAGTGCTGTTGGCGCCTTGGAGGGCCAGTTGTGCAGGAAGATGGGAAAGCCGGTGGACCTCAGTCCCCAGAATCTTGTGGACTGTTCTTCAAAGTATGGTAACCATGGTTGCAACGGAGGCTTAATGCATCAAGCCTTCCAATACGTCATCGACAACCAGGGCATCGACTCTGACGCTGGTTACCCATATGTGGGATTGGTGAGTCCTTTGATGAACAACTCCTAAACACCAAA from Oryzias melastigma strain HK-1 linkage group LG16, ASM292280v2, whole genome shotgun sequence includes the following:
- the ctss2.1 gene encoding cathepsin S, ortholog2, tandem duplicate 1, encoding MSPTINRGAALGSLLLVSLCVGAASAFDSRLDIHWELWKKTHGKHYPNEEEDVHRRDLWERNLMLITMHNLEFSMGLHTYDLSMNHMGDLTQAEILQQFASLRPPTNLKREPYLFVGASGSNVPDEWDWRQQNCVTSVKMQGSCGSCWAFSAVGALEGQLCRKMGKPVDLSPQNLVDCSSKYGNHGCNGGLMHQAFQYVIDNQGIDSDAGYPYVGLTQNCHYRSEYRAANCSQYKFLPEGDENALKEAIATIGPISVAIDATRPRFAFYRSGVYDDSSCSQDVNHGVLAVGYGTLNGQDYWLVKNSWGTSFGDQGYIRMARNKNDQCGIAQYGCYPIM